A region of Alkalinema sp. FACHB-956 DNA encodes the following proteins:
- a CDS encoding DUF4157 domain-containing protein has product METARHKTATRSVSPQPKPAAAPQIQRRVTSGAAKVQCQSAMKVSSPQDAAEKEADRTAQKIMRMAVPESSISYVRTEKGGVFRQVKPEEREKDKKIQRSLQSPYIQRFANTGIFTQRNLDDRIQRKAEGQPNVASNVAAEIQASTATGAPLPLTVRRFMEPRFQANFSPVKIHTGDRAAKLNRQLNAQAFTVGNQIFFGKDKFKPDSQEGKELIAHELTHTIQQGAAIQRREEVSVTPVSVTQQAPVQVQRLGLSDALDYFADKANLIPGFRMFTIILGVNPINMSRVERSAANILRAIVEFIPGGGLITRALDNYGVFEKVGAWIEQQITTLGLVGSAFKQAISDFLDSLSWTDIFDLGGVWNRAKRIFTDPIDRIINFAKGLITGILKFIKEAILKPLAALAQGTRGYDLLKAILGEDPVTGEPVPRNADTLIGGFMKLIGQEEVWENIKKGNAIARAWAWFQGALAGLLGFVRSIPRRVIEIITSLTIQDVVSITGVFSKVVGALANIAGEFISWGLKQVISLLEILFSVVAPGVMPYIKKAQAAFLTILKNPIGFVGNLVRAGKLGFQMFANNILTHLKTALIKWLVGPLAEAGVYIPQSFSLIEIVKLVLSVLGLTWQNIRSKLVKIIPEPVLVGLEKTAGILVTLVKDGPAAAWEQIKAELTELKDQLIAQVTEMISIEVVKAAIMKLVSMLNPAGAVVQAIIAIYNTVTFFIEKINQIAAVVASFIDSVSAIAGGQVANAAKRVEQTMANTLVVVIAFLAKFAGLGNIPSKLVGIVKKIRQPIDKGLDKIVGWLGKMLEKAKLTIKSILNWWQAKKQFTDEGGGSHSVYFQGEGKSARLFVASTPQAIQAFLASVRPKTQQAGNERYQPFFRTAEYLVGQIDTLSTELKNLPDAHPQQEVKSKQLTEKLELLCAKPLKVLMVLESASAPSTSPVTPAQRVAITAIPGGLDQLNKLDAIVAGGGQPAKINAEMAVIKAVLDTVAQGLKVQYIGLELYKRGETEALTEIDILTGNEMIEVKTGDYSKERKLSGRDQNQFTNLKRFFDKKVVVIDVYGRVIKPPTKFVYQFTLPISKDLKKWLTEKGVSDVRATVI; this is encoded by the coding sequence GTGGAAACGGCTCGCCACAAAACTGCTACTAGATCGGTCTCCCCTCAGCCGAAACCCGCTGCTGCCCCTCAGATTCAGCGTCGGGTAACCAGTGGAGCCGCAAAGGTGCAATGCCAGTCGGCGATGAAGGTGTCTTCGCCCCAGGATGCTGCTGAGAAAGAAGCCGATCGTACCGCGCAGAAAATTATGCGCATGGCGGTACCGGAAAGTTCCATTTCCTACGTTCGCACGGAGAAAGGCGGCGTTTTTCGACAAGTTAAGCCGGAGGAAAGGGAGAAAGATAAAAAAATTCAACGATCACTCCAGTCACCCTATATCCAGCGCTTTGCCAATACGGGCATTTTCACCCAGCGCAATCTAGACGATCGGATTCAGCGCAAAGCAGAAGGTCAACCCAATGTCGCCTCAAATGTCGCCGCAGAAATTCAAGCCAGCACGGCCACGGGAGCGCCCCTACCGCTGACGGTACGGCGATTTATGGAACCGCGTTTCCAGGCCAATTTTAGCCCGGTCAAAATTCACACGGGCGATCGAGCGGCCAAACTGAATCGGCAACTCAACGCCCAAGCCTTCACCGTCGGCAACCAAATCTTTTTTGGCAAGGACAAATTTAAGCCCGATAGCCAGGAAGGAAAGGAACTCATCGCCCACGAATTGACCCACACGATTCAGCAGGGGGCCGCTATTCAGCGCCGGGAAGAAGTTTCGGTGACGCCAGTTTCGGTGACGCAGCAGGCTCCTGTGCAGGTGCAACGACTGGGCCTCAGTGATGCGCTGGATTACTTTGCGGATAAGGCCAATCTGATTCCCGGCTTCCGGATGTTTACGATTATTTTGGGGGTGAACCCCATTAACATGAGTCGGGTGGAACGCAGTGCGGCCAATATTCTGCGGGCGATCGTCGAATTCATTCCCGGGGGTGGCCTGATTACCCGAGCATTAGACAACTATGGTGTCTTTGAAAAAGTAGGTGCCTGGATTGAGCAACAAATTACAACGCTGGGTTTGGTGGGGAGCGCCTTCAAACAAGCGATTAGTGATTTCTTAGACTCCCTCAGTTGGACGGATATTTTCGACCTGGGGGGCGTGTGGAATCGGGCTAAACGCATCTTTACCGATCCCATCGATCGCATTATCAATTTTGCTAAAGGGCTGATTACAGGCATTCTCAAATTCATCAAAGAGGCAATTCTCAAGCCCCTGGCAGCACTGGCCCAAGGCACCCGTGGCTATGACTTACTCAAAGCCATTCTTGGCGAAGATCCGGTTACCGGCGAACCCGTCCCCCGCAATGCTGATACCCTAATTGGCGGTTTCATGAAGCTGATTGGGCAAGAAGAGGTTTGGGAAAACATCAAAAAAGGAAATGCCATTGCCCGTGCCTGGGCGTGGTTCCAAGGTGCACTGGCAGGCTTGTTAGGATTTGTCCGATCGATTCCCCGCAGAGTTATTGAGATCATCACTTCCCTGACCATTCAGGATGTGGTCAGCATTACCGGAGTGTTCAGCAAAGTTGTCGGTGCCCTTGCCAATATTGCGGGTGAGTTCATCAGTTGGGGCCTCAAGCAGGTCATTAGTCTACTAGAAATCCTATTCTCGGTTGTTGCACCGGGTGTGATGCCCTACATCAAGAAAGCTCAAGCAGCTTTCTTGACCATTCTGAAAAATCCGATCGGCTTTGTTGGCAATTTAGTTCGGGCTGGAAAACTGGGCTTCCAGATGTTTGCTAATAACATTCTGACGCACCTGAAAACCGCTCTGATCAAATGGTTAGTAGGCCCCCTTGCTGAAGCTGGTGTTTATATTCCCCAGTCTTTCAGTTTGATCGAAATTGTCAAATTAGTGTTGTCGGTCTTGGGATTAACGTGGCAAAACATCCGGAGCAAATTGGTCAAAATTATTCCTGAGCCAGTCCTGGTGGGTCTCGAAAAAACGGCTGGCATCTTAGTCACATTAGTCAAAGATGGGCCAGCCGCAGCTTGGGAACAGATTAAGGCCGAACTCACGGAATTAAAAGACCAACTGATTGCTCAAGTCACTGAGATGATCTCGATCGAGGTTGTGAAAGCAGCCATTATGAAACTGGTGAGTATGCTGAACCCTGCGGGTGCAGTCGTCCAAGCAATCATTGCGATTTACAACACAGTTACGTTCTTCATCGAAAAAATCAATCAAATTGCTGCCGTTGTTGCTTCGTTTATTGATTCTGTTTCTGCCATTGCGGGTGGACAAGTTGCCAACGCTGCGAAGCGAGTGGAACAAACCATGGCTAATACATTAGTTGTGGTAATTGCTTTCCTAGCTAAGTTCGCAGGATTAGGCAATATTCCCAGCAAGCTCGTCGGAATTGTCAAAAAAATTCGTCAACCTATTGATAAAGGGCTGGACAAAATTGTCGGTTGGCTTGGCAAAATGCTGGAGAAGGCAAAACTGACCATCAAGAGCATTCTCAACTGGTGGCAGGCGAAAAAACAATTCACGGATGAAGGAGGAGGCTCACACTCGGTATACTTCCAGGGAGAAGGAAAGAGTGCTCGTCTCTTTGTTGCATCCACGCCCCAAGCAATTCAGGCTTTCCTTGCTTCTGTTCGGCCCAAAACTCAACAAGCTGGTAATGAACGTTATCAACCCTTCTTCAGAACTGCTGAGTATCTTGTTGGACAGATTGATACACTGAGTACCGAACTCAAAAACTTACCTGATGCTCATCCTCAACAGGAAGTGAAGTCCAAGCAGCTGACTGAAAAACTTGAGTTGCTGTGTGCTAAGCCTCTAAAGGTACTGATGGTTCTGGAAAGTGCCAGTGCCCCGTCTACATCGCCCGTCACGCCTGCTCAGCGGGTTGCAATTACAGCGATTCCAGGTGGGTTAGACCAACTGAATAAGCTAGATGCTATTGTTGCAGGAGGTGGACAACCCGCTAAAATTAATGCCGAGATGGCCGTGATTAAGGCGGTGCTTGATACTGTTGCCCAAGGTTTAAAGGTACAGTATATAGGTCTTGAGCTATATAAAAGGGGAGAAACAGAAGCTCTGACGGAGATTGATATACTAACTGGGAATGAAATGATTGAAGTGAAAACTGGTGATTATAGTAAAGAACGTAAACTATCTGGTAGAGATCAAAATCAATTTACAAACCTTAAACGGTTCTTTGACAAGAAAGTTGTAGTTATTGATGTTTATGGAAGAGTCATCAAGCCACCTACGAAATTTGTGTATCAGTTTACTCTGCCAATTAGCAAAGACCTTAAGAAATGGCTGACAGAGAAAGGTGTTTCAGACGTAAGGGCCACAGTAATTTAA
- a CDS encoding ATP-binding protein has product MNHKNAQDLEQELNWFADVLNARLNQYFQLAPDPSASISQPIPAVDRPPPPDLSQSPSAYGRLIRQFELLPEERLVLILALIPHVRPQLLDVLWSKNEAIDRGFTEFGGIQGNHHGGFIPTGETAAFILAGDDLSRRFDLMRLFEGDRRFARLQILHLAPVAAGEPLLSGALVLSPEWLHRLTTGVDRKPNFNSEFPARLIETHLDWEDLILPASTLEQLDEIKHWILYGQELLQGWEMHHRLRPGFTSLFYGPPGTGKTFSACLLGKHCGCDVYKIDLSMIVSKYIGETEKNLAKIFDLAEHKQWILFFDEADALFGKRTKVDDSHDRYANQEISFLLQRIEDFNGVVILASNLKANIDDAFIRRFQSIVHFPMPKAAERLQIWQNAFSPKAILEDRIELHRIAEKYDLSGGTIMNVVRYVSLKALSRHEHTLLLTDLEEGIRRELVKEGRTL; this is encoded by the coding sequence ATGAATCATAAAAATGCCCAGGATTTGGAACAGGAACTCAATTGGTTCGCTGATGTTTTAAATGCAAGACTGAATCAATATTTCCAACTTGCACCTGACCCATCAGCAAGCATCTCCCAGCCAATTCCAGCCGTCGATCGTCCACCGCCACCGGATCTCAGCCAAAGTCCATCGGCCTATGGGCGATTGATTCGACAATTTGAGCTACTGCCGGAAGAACGGTTGGTCCTGATTCTGGCGTTGATTCCCCATGTACGACCGCAATTGTTAGATGTGTTGTGGAGCAAGAATGAAGCCATCGATCGGGGATTTACAGAATTCGGCGGCATCCAGGGCAATCACCATGGCGGCTTCATCCCCACGGGTGAAACCGCTGCATTTATCCTGGCAGGAGATGATTTAAGTCGCCGATTTGACTTAATGCGTTTATTTGAAGGCGATCGACGGTTTGCCCGCTTGCAAATACTCCATTTGGCTCCGGTGGCGGCGGGGGAACCGTTGCTGAGTGGAGCGTTGGTACTGTCACCGGAATGGTTGCATCGCTTGACCACGGGCGTCGATCGAAAACCTAATTTTAATAGTGAATTTCCCGCCCGTTTAATCGAAACCCATCTGGACTGGGAGGATTTAATTCTGCCTGCTTCTACCTTGGAGCAGTTGGACGAAATTAAACATTGGATTTTGTACGGGCAGGAATTGCTACAAGGGTGGGAAATGCACCATCGCCTGCGACCGGGTTTTACCAGTCTGTTCTATGGCCCACCGGGAACGGGAAAAACATTCTCTGCCTGCTTACTGGGGAAACATTGTGGCTGTGATGTTTACAAAATTGATCTCAGTATGATTGTTTCTAAATACATCGGTGAAACTGAAAAAAACTTAGCGAAAATTTTCGATCTCGCGGAACATAAACAATGGATTTTGTTCTTTGATGAAGCCGATGCCCTCTTTGGCAAACGTACAAAGGTGGATGATTCCCACGATCGCTATGCCAATCAGGAAATTAGTTTTTTGTTACAACGCATTGAGGATTTTAACGGCGTCGTTATTTTAGCCTCTAACCTCAAAGCTAACATTGATGACGCTTTTATTCGCCGCTTTCAATCGATCGTGCATTTCCCCATGCCCAAGGCGGCGGAACGGTTACAAATTTGGCAGAATGCCTTCTCGCCCAAGGCGATTTTAGAAGATAGAATTGAGCTACATCGCATTGCAGAAAAATACGATTTATCGGGGGGCACGATTATGAATGTCGTGCGCTACGTTTCCCTCAAAGCCCTCAGCCGCCACGAACACACTCTTTTATTAACGGATTTAGAAGAAGGCATTCGTCGAGAATTAGTCAAAGAAGGCAGAACGCTATAA
- a CDS encoding contractile injection system tape measure protein, translating into MNQQSSHRIRRLRWEVSTHSVSDAFTVHQQLAEDWQNILLPVLEQVFDRAYGSDVWVHIPKLHLRLQVPPSEALGEWLVREFPDSLRQALQEQLTDPSQHPEFSIAVGIDSTLAQQQWSNPDRSQWESLLQYLRTGILPWYAAQPDAEIVAQELGQLCATRSSQMIAHLQTSAKSPAFYFRWLQLLPDSDLPHLIQVLLEGVPENRRTVVLALVNAILAIAPSSLDRHTRLHYLSASLSIGLQVPSSVSLPSFLQILEGTLPTISQSQFRDWIATLPIPFASVLSFDLILPLVIGDSQVADRSDRATPESTTPHLSQESPALLLSPLQPPQETADRNITLPPPNSPTPIPAHNPTSPAFPWLVTQAGLVIIHPFLPQLFSHLAITQGNEILSEHLPRAAALLYFLATRRDRIYEYDLMLIKILLGLRPETSLLVAEGLLQPHDRSEAITLLQSVIGHWSALKNTSIEGLQTSFLQRSALLRERDRGWYLQPEKAAFDLLLKQLPWSISIIKLPWMAQPLYTEWTVI; encoded by the coding sequence ATGAATCAGCAGAGTTCCCATAGGATTCGGCGATTACGCTGGGAGGTTTCGACCCACTCCGTCAGTGATGCGTTTACTGTGCACCAACAGTTAGCAGAAGATTGGCAAAACATATTACTTCCCGTGTTGGAGCAGGTGTTCGATCGAGCCTATGGGTCTGATGTATGGGTTCATATTCCAAAGCTACACCTACGGCTTCAGGTGCCACCATCTGAAGCCTTGGGAGAATGGCTGGTGCGAGAGTTCCCAGACTCTCTACGCCAAGCCCTCCAGGAACAATTGACCGATCCCTCGCAGCACCCAGAATTCTCGATCGCAGTCGGCATAGACAGCACGCTAGCCCAGCAGCAATGGTCTAATCCCGATCGCAGTCAATGGGAGAGTCTGTTACAATACCTCCGCACGGGCATTCTACCTTGGTATGCTGCCCAGCCGGACGCGGAAATCGTTGCCCAGGAATTAGGCCAGTTATGTGCAACGCGATCGTCCCAGATGATCGCCCATCTCCAAACCTCCGCAAAATCCCCCGCCTTCTATTTCCGCTGGCTACAATTGCTGCCCGATTCTGATCTTCCCCATCTCATCCAAGTTTTGCTAGAGGGAGTCCCTGAGAATCGTAGAACTGTCGTCCTTGCGTTGGTCAATGCAATTTTAGCGATCGCGCCTTCTTCTCTCGATCGTCATACACGTCTGCATTATCTTTCCGCTAGCTTATCAATTGGATTACAAGTTCCAAGTTCGGTTTCCTTACCGAGTTTTCTACAAATACTAGAAGGCACATTACCTACAATCTCCCAGTCCCAATTCCGCGATTGGATTGCAACCTTACCCATCCCATTTGCTTCAGTTTTATCATTCGATCTAATATTACCCTTAGTAATAGGAGATTCCCAGGTCGCGGATCGGAGCGATCGCGCAACACCGGAATCAACAACACCGCATCTTTCCCAGGAGAGTCCAGCCTTGCTGCTTTCCCCCCTGCAACCTCCCCAGGAAACGGCTGATAGAAACATCACCCTCCCACCCCCCAACTCTCCTACCCCTATCCCTGCTCATAATCCCACCTCACCAGCATTCCCCTGGTTAGTCACACAAGCCGGATTGGTGATCATCCATCCTTTTTTGCCGCAACTATTCAGTCATTTAGCGATCACTCAAGGCAACGAAATTCTCAGTGAGCACCTCCCCCGAGCCGCAGCCCTACTCTATTTCCTTGCCACAAGACGGGATCGAATTTATGAATATGATTTGATGTTGATTAAAATTCTTTTGGGGCTACGTCCTGAAACGTCTCTGTTAGTTGCAGAAGGATTACTACAACCGCACGATCGTAGCGAAGCCATTACATTACTGCAATCGGTTATTGGACACTGGAGTGCCTTAAAAAACACATCCATAGAGGGACTCCAAACCTCCTTTTTACAGCGATCGGCCTTGCTTCGGGAACGCGATCGAGGCTGGTATTTACAACCGGAAAAAGCGGCCTTTGATCTCCTACTCAAGCAACTACCTTGGAGCATTAGTATTATCAAACTTCCCTGGATGGCCCAACCGCTTTATACAGAATGGACGGTGATTTAA